Part of the Methanothermobacter sp. MT-2 genome is shown below.
CTTTTATCAGCTCTTCAAGGTGGCGTTTACCACGATTAGTAGGAGCATCAGGGAATAAGGCTCTATTTCCCATTAAAAGTGTGCAACCCTTAACCTCAAGGAGCATTTTTTCATCATCACGACCCAAAAGGAAATCTAATCTGCTCTCACCAAAACTATATTCTCTCTTAATTATATTATAATCTTTTAATTTTTTTATGAACCCGAATCTGATAATCTCTGCGGCTATGCTATTGTGTAAACCAGAATTTATAAGAACCCATTCATCATCCTTAAAAGCAGCTATAACATCAAACTGGGTCTTACGATCCCTTCTAGCCAGCGCAGGTTTGAGAAGCAGTTCAGTCCCTCGTTTTAGAAGATCTTCCAATCTTCCAGGATCTCTTAAATGAGCTTTGAATTTATAACCATCCCTGTCAACCATTACAGTGAAACGGTTAGGCCTCTCAAGAAATTTTGCTATGATAAGATTTTTTATTTTCATACTCTATAAGTATTCTATAAATCCAAATGGATATAAGAATTACCCCCTATATAATACTAGAGTAAAAAAAAGAGGATAGAGGTGAAAGTGATTGCATCCTAGGCCTAGTCCCATAGCAGCGGCCCTTTACACCCTCAGAGACTTGGATGTTGATGTGATAGTCCTCCATGGACCTACAGGATGTTGTTTTAGAACAGCCAGACTTCTCGAGAATGATGGTGTCAGAGTCCTGACCACGGCAATGTCAGAAAATGATTTTATATTCGGTGCACATGAAAAACTAGAAAAGACTTTGAAAAAAGCAGAGGAAATGTTCTCCCCGAAACTTATAGGGGTGGTGGGAACCTGTGCAAGCATGATAATAGGTGAAGATTTGAGGGAAGCTGTTCAAAAGGCTAATATCTCCGCAAAGGTGCTTACAATAGAATCTCATGGTGGATTCGGTGAAGGAGACAACACAGAAGGGGCTATAATCGTGTTGGAAGAGGCTGCTAATTCAGGTCTCATAACATGGGAGGAAGCTGAAAGACAAATCGAAATGCTCAAAAGAGCCACTGAGATAGAGAAAACACGTGGGATGGCACGAGGAGAATATATAAAACCATCATATGGCGATGATAAAGATGAAGTTGCCCGTGAATTCCTAAAAAGTTTACGAGATGGTGAGAGAGTTGCCATCGTATTAAATGCAAAAAAGGAAACAGCTTATCTTTTCGCTGACATACTAAAAATATCCTACCCTGATAACATCCCCATTGTAATAGCTAATCTTCGAGATGATATTGGACTTCCAAGGATAAGGAGACACGCCCAGAATATAAGATCTGAACTTGAAAGCCAAGAGGTTAAGATTGATTATCTTACAGGTGGACTCGATGAATATCCCATAACAGGTGAAATAGCAGGTGAAATCCTTGAAAAGGAAGATGTTGACTTTGCTCTTGTAGCTGGAGTACCACACGCAGTCCCCATTGAAAATTTGGATATTGAAGCAGTGGCAATAACTGATGGTCCAAGGCTCGTTAAACCCTTAAAAGAATTGGGATATGATTACGTGGTCGCGGAACTTGATGCTCATGCCAAAACACTTGGTGTGGAAGATATAGTCCAATCAGATTTTGGTGAAAGTATAAGAAAAAATATAAAGGTGATCCTAGATGGCTAAAACCGTTGGCATGATACTCTGCGGGGGATTCGGCAAACGCTTAAAGCCCCTCACAGACAAAATACCAAAGCCTTTAATAGAAATAAAAGAAGATTACACCATACTCGACAAACAATTATTCGACTTCAAAAGCGCTAATATAAATGAAATATATCTTTTAACAGGTTTTCTCAGCGAAAAAATAGAAGAACGTTATGGTGACGAATACAAGGGCTTGAAGATAGAATATGTGGAAGAAGATAAACCTCTAGGAACATTAAACGCCATAAGACTAGGCATGGAAGCACTAGACGATGAAAAACAATGCGTGATAAGAAATGGTGATGTAGTCGCCGACTTAAACATAAA
Proteins encoded:
- a CDS encoding sugar fermentation stimulation protein homolog, which gives rise to MKIKNLIIAKFLERPNRFTVMVDRDGYKFKAHLRDPGRLEDLLKRGTELLLKPALARRDRKTQFDVIAAFKDDEWVLINSGLHNSIAAEIIRFGFIKKLKDYNIIKREYSFGESRLDFLLGRDDEKMLLEVKGCTLLMGNRALFPDAPTNRGKRHLEELIKAIDLGFKSSILFLIFRRKAEAFSPNYIIDPEFAETLKKSVEKGVMVIPITIKTRLDNEFTIKPEKKIKTILIKNKRM
- a CDS encoding nitrogenase molybdenum-iron protein; translated protein: MHPRPSPIAAALYTLRDLDVDVIVLHGPTGCCFRTARLLENDGVRVLTTAMSENDFIFGAHEKLEKTLKKAEEMFSPKLIGVVGTCASMIIGEDLREAVQKANISAKVLTIESHGGFGEGDNTEGAIIVLEEAANSGLITWEEAERQIEMLKRATEIEKTRGMARGEYIKPSYGDDKDEVAREFLKSLRDGERVAIVLNAKKETAYLFADILKISYPDNIPIVIANLRDDIGLPRIRRHAQNIRSELESQEVKIDYLTGGLDEYPITGEIAGEILEKEDVDFALVAGVPHAVPIENLDIEAVAITDGPRLVKPLKELGYDYVVAELDAHAKTLGVEDIVQSDFGESIRKNIKVILDG